The following proteins are encoded in a genomic region of Burkholderia gladioli:
- a CDS encoding ATP-grasp domain-containing protein, with the protein MAHCLVIDANFAGIRLLGRLLKRGHRITFLRCDDDFFHTDAQARDILAALDRIADTGGSRDPREIARIVEGIHERDPVEAIFCVFERSIEAAALAAASIGVPFAPIEAVHVARHKNETRAALERAGLATARCRAVGSLEAMLEQASTTPRPFVIKPISGVFSSLVRVVDLQDDLASIADDLRSEWLGLPASLRGYIDRGFMIEDYLSGTLVSVEIGRRRDEYYEFMISGRIQAAANEAIELGSFLPADVSVLERQSCFAYARRVLEAIGLDLGIFHLEMMVTPAGPVLVEANARLMGGMLPFLYDSLSGKFIHDMLIDLVLGNPVAVPEIDPARSVSSFALKTVEGGVVAPDFSTALPAPLSDALTRCDCYVVPGQAITAPMVLARLQAAADDGRRAETIVVEIARHVAGSIGVETLDAAPVTRSALPYLSAPAAMHQGELRHLA; encoded by the coding sequence ATGGCCCATTGCCTCGTCATCGACGCCAACTTCGCCGGCATCCGCCTGCTCGGTCGATTATTGAAACGTGGTCACCGCATCACTTTTCTGCGCTGCGACGATGATTTCTTTCACACCGATGCGCAGGCGCGGGACATCCTGGCCGCGCTCGACAGGATCGCGGATACGGGCGGCAGCCGCGATCCGAGGGAGATTGCTCGAATCGTCGAGGGCATCCATGAGCGGGATCCGGTGGAGGCGATCTTCTGTGTCTTCGAACGATCGATCGAGGCCGCCGCCCTTGCCGCTGCTTCGATCGGCGTGCCGTTCGCGCCGATCGAAGCGGTGCATGTCGCGCGTCACAAGAACGAGACACGCGCGGCCTTGGAGCGGGCCGGCCTGGCGACGGCGCGTTGCCGGGCGGTGGGGAGTCTCGAGGCGATGCTGGAGCAGGCCTCGACCACGCCACGCCCGTTCGTCATCAAGCCGATCAGCGGCGTGTTCAGCAGCCTGGTTCGCGTCGTCGATTTGCAAGACGATCTCGCGTCGATCGCGGACGACCTGAGGAGCGAATGGCTGGGTTTGCCGGCATCGCTGCGTGGATACATCGATCGCGGCTTCATGATCGAGGACTACCTGTCGGGTACGCTGGTTTCCGTGGAAATCGGACGACGGCGGGACGAATACTACGAATTCATGATCTCGGGCCGGATTCAGGCGGCCGCCAACGAAGCCATCGAATTGGGCAGTTTCCTTCCCGCAGATGTATCGGTGCTCGAACGACAGTCCTGCTTCGCCTATGCCCGGCGCGTACTCGAGGCCATCGGCCTCGATCTCGGGATCTTTCATCTTGAGATGATGGTCACGCCCGCCGGTCCCGTCCTGGTGGAGGCGAACGCGCGCCTGATGGGCGGCATGCTGCCGTTTCTCTACGACTCCCTGAGCGGTAAATTCATTCACGACATGCTGATCGACCTGGTGCTCGGCAACCCCGTTGCCGTCCCGGAAATCGACCCGGCGCGCTCCGTCAGTTCGTTCGCGCTGAAGACGGTCGAAGGCGGCGTCGTGGCGCCCGATTTCAGCACCGCGTTGCCGGCCCCGCTGAGCGACGCGCTGACGCGTTGCGATTGCTATGTCGTGCCGGGGCAGGCCATTACCGCACCAATGGTGCTCGCACGTTTGCAGGCAGCGGCGGACGATGGCCGCCGCGCGGAAACGATCGTCGTGGAAATTGCCCGCCATGTCGCCGGATCGATCGGCGTCGAGACGCTGGACGCCGCTCCCGTGACCCGATCCGCTCTCCCGTACTTGTCCGCGCCGGCGGCAATGCATCAAGGCGAGCTCCGCCATCTTGCTTGA
- a CDS encoding SDR family NAD(P)-dependent oxidoreductase → MPFFTPATNELSPAPACPPRLALITGASGGVGRCCAKALADIGYATIVVGRDPDRLAALVGEIEALPRAMPCIALAADLKDREAIRGLLARIATLGVPEVFISAAGMTSTRTDRFTDAELDEAMALNALAPIQLARGIIAMMENANRGYIINIASRAGLVGFSDKGIYGASKAAAIRFFDAVYAKYLDSGVRVTSICPGWINTPMATAGGCEKKPEDLLQPQDISSLIAWLVSSNPRVRIRELTVEAGGGATFQ, encoded by the coding sequence ATGCCGTTCTTCACACCAGCGACGAATGAATTGTCGCCAGCGCCGGCATGTCCGCCGCGCCTGGCATTGATCACCGGCGCAAGCGGCGGGGTGGGGCGCTGCTGTGCCAAGGCGCTTGCCGATATCGGTTACGCGACGATCGTGGTGGGCCGCGACCCGGACAGGCTTGCCGCGCTTGTCGGCGAGATCGAGGCGCTGCCGCGCGCCATGCCCTGCATCGCGCTGGCGGCCGACCTGAAGGACCGGGAGGCGATTCGAGGCCTGCTGGCTCGAATCGCGACCCTGGGGGTGCCGGAGGTCTTCATCTCCGCCGCGGGTATGACCAGTACCAGGACCGATCGCTTCACCGATGCGGAACTGGACGAGGCGATGGCATTGAACGCATTGGCGCCGATCCAGTTGGCGCGCGGCATCATCGCCATGATGGAAAACGCGAACCGAGGCTACATCATCAATATTGCCTCGCGAGCCGGCCTGGTGGGCTTCTCGGACAAAGGCATCTATGGCGCGTCGAAAGCGGCGGCGATCCGATTTTTCGATGCGGTCTACGCCAAGTATCTCGATTCGGGCGTGCGCGTGACGTCCATTTGCCCCGGCTGGATCAACACGCCGATGGCGACGGCGGGCGGGTGCGAAAAAAAGCCGGAAGACTTGCTGCAGCCGCAGGACATATCGTCTCTGATTGCCTGGCTCGTTTCGTCGAACCCGCGGGTGAGAATACGCGAATTGACCGTCGAGGCGGGCGGCGGCGCGACGTTCCAGTAG
- a CDS encoding DapH/DapD/GlmU-related protein, which produces MSSEAIVKRRGQRYVDVASGKTVDADYPDDEDARRGCLAQKYGLVRNESFEIEVDVVNDAIRSTEDAYLRLHLLSAGVMKPNSMRLDGLFEKLPIVAWTTSGPVFPQWVAKLRSLVAAEYHHLIVLSVDKFPRMVDYVIPAGVRIGDADRVRLGAHLAEGTTVMHEGFINFNAGTLGKSMIEGRVTPGVTVGEGSDVGAGSSIMGTLSGGGKRTNAIGRGSLLGANAGIGISLGDNCIVEAGLYVTAGTKVRLPDGTVDYARNLSGRDGLLFRRNSQTGVVEVLPTGKGGWGGINAVLHTSDE; this is translated from the coding sequence ATGAGCAGTGAGGCAATCGTCAAAAGGCGCGGCCAGCGATATGTCGATGTTGCGAGCGGCAAGACCGTCGATGCCGACTACCCTGATGACGAAGACGCGCGTCGTGGATGTCTGGCGCAGAAATACGGGCTGGTTCGAAACGAGTCGTTCGAGATCGAGGTCGATGTCGTGAACGACGCGATTCGGAGCACCGAGGATGCCTATCTGCGTTTGCATCTGCTGTCGGCCGGTGTGATGAAGCCCAACAGCATGCGGCTCGACGGTCTCTTCGAAAAGCTACCCATCGTGGCATGGACCACGTCGGGGCCGGTGTTCCCGCAGTGGGTCGCTAAGCTGCGCAGCCTGGTGGCGGCCGAATACCATCACCTGATCGTGTTGTCGGTGGACAAGTTCCCTCGCATGGTGGACTACGTCATCCCGGCGGGGGTGCGCATCGGCGACGCCGATCGCGTTCGCCTCGGCGCACATCTGGCCGAGGGCACCACCGTGATGCACGAAGGGTTCATCAATTTCAATGCCGGTACGCTCGGCAAATCGATGATCGAGGGACGGGTGACGCCGGGCGTGACGGTCGGCGAGGGCAGCGATGTGGGCGCGGGCTCGTCGATCATGGGCACCCTTTCCGGCGGCGGGAAGCGAACCAATGCCATCGGCCGCGGCTCGCTGCTGGGCGCGAACGCCGGTATCGGCATCTCCCTGGGCGACAACTGCATCGTGGAAGCCGGACTGTACGTCACGGCCGGCACGAAGGTGCGGCTCCCGGATGGCACCGTCGACTACGCGCGCAACCTGTCTGGCCGCGATGGCTTGCTGTTCAGGCGCAATAGCCAGACCGGCGTGGTCGAGGTGCTCCCGACCGGCAAGGGCGGCTGGGGAGGGATCAATGCCGTTCTTCACACCAGCGACGAATGA
- a CDS encoding NAD/NADP octopine/nopaline dehydrogenase family protein, whose translation MDKIVIVGGGHVGLTLAVDLHRRRAETQFTPHLVLLRGSNHPFFHRNDAHRIRLENIISGERESSDFPAEQVHAIDDHAAALLDGAALVIVTVPDILPLREQVFEWLGRNAGGLPLNLVFVRGGQGGLISLLSRHRSDRNLRHASMVLVEDSFYGTRYILDKIEFKRKKKTNVALAGNRSEEALALLRRAFTGPTVGADWHRFDVVRALDLQFDPLGYIIHLGVALDDRNLEKTEQGLQYLHYGEGVHAGNAQRLGELDQERVALAGQYGARTRLFTSMLEEQYGLKARQSFLETMQDTKSIYRSRSAESIVDLKEGRVLQEDIPALLTIEWLASKADIDLPATRRHAADIVRKVRALNLDIESFSGYRHQLDRLDFSKRELVELLTA comes from the coding sequence ATGGACAAGATCGTTATCGTTGGCGGCGGGCATGTGGGGTTGACTCTGGCCGTGGATCTCCATCGGCGCCGCGCCGAAACGCAGTTCACCCCGCACCTCGTGTTGCTGCGTGGAAGCAATCATCCGTTTTTCCACCGGAACGACGCACACCGGATTCGCCTTGAAAACATCATATCCGGCGAGCGGGAGTCCAGCGATTTTCCCGCCGAGCAGGTTCATGCGATCGACGACCACGCCGCCGCGCTGCTGGATGGCGCCGCATTGGTGATCGTGACGGTGCCCGACATCCTACCGCTGCGAGAACAGGTGTTCGAATGGCTGGGTCGCAACGCCGGCGGCCTGCCCCTCAATCTCGTGTTCGTGCGGGGCGGGCAAGGCGGGCTGATTTCGCTGCTGTCACGCCATCGGTCGGACCGGAATCTGCGCCACGCCTCGATGGTGCTGGTCGAGGATAGTTTCTACGGGACGCGTTACATCCTGGACAAGATCGAATTCAAGAGAAAGAAAAAAACCAACGTCGCCCTGGCGGGCAACCGTTCCGAGGAGGCGCTGGCGCTGCTCAGACGAGCGTTCACCGGGCCGACGGTCGGAGCGGATTGGCACCGCTTCGACGTGGTTCGCGCGCTCGATCTGCAGTTCGATCCATTGGGGTACATCATTCATCTAGGCGTCGCGCTGGACGATCGCAACCTGGAGAAGACCGAACAGGGGCTGCAGTACCTGCATTACGGCGAGGGCGTGCACGCCGGCAACGCCCAAAGGTTGGGCGAACTCGACCAGGAGAGGGTGGCATTGGCGGGCCAGTATGGCGCCAGGACCCGGCTGTTCACCTCGATGCTCGAGGAGCAATATGGCCTGAAGGCACGGCAAAGTTTCCTCGAAACGATGCAGGACACCAAGTCGATCTATCGTTCCCGGTCGGCGGAATCGATCGTCGATCTCAAGGAGGGGCGCGTGTTGCAGGAAGATATCCCGGCGCTGCTCACGATCGAATGGCTGGCGAGCAAAGCCGATATCGACTTGCCGGCGACGCGCAGACATGCGGCGGACATCGTCCGGAAAGTACGGGCCTTGAACCTGGACATCGAGTCCTTCAGCGGCTACAGACACCAGCTCGACAGGCTCGACTTCTCCAAACGCGAGCTTGTCGAACTGTTGACGGCCTGA
- a CDS encoding TauD/TfdA family dioxygenase, producing MSEVLKTIHLSNPQSDELKSLVLKVRRDCPGQIQSRYLARLAVYENEFPVRLGDIFWDAPRPLLITNLPAFSDVEDSKILVLAIGEAIGKCAGYSEYNQSYITDIRPTSLSHESSSGLELLTMHNDLTFASDRCRPAALALVAHTAEGKVPKTLLAEATEIAASLTERELGLLHRDIYEIRAGGKLRWPCEQIRRISILDRDPADRLRIRMSFDNIRPIAGLDEDTSREAEAALKRVTELALVAGRKNGHIIRKGEALLIPNDYALHGRDLFEDEDFDRLLFRSYVITRDMARHQHGNTMISLRL from the coding sequence ATGAGCGAAGTCTTGAAAACGATCCATCTTTCGAATCCTCAGTCTGATGAATTGAAGTCGCTGGTTCTCAAGGTGCGCCGGGACTGTCCGGGACAAATACAAAGCCGCTATTTGGCGCGGTTGGCAGTATACGAGAATGAGTTCCCGGTTCGATTGGGCGATATTTTCTGGGATGCGCCGCGGCCGCTGCTGATCACGAACCTGCCCGCATTCTCCGACGTCGAGGATTCAAAAATCCTGGTTCTGGCAATTGGCGAGGCAATCGGGAAATGCGCAGGATATTCCGAGTACAACCAGAGTTACATCACGGACATCCGTCCGACCTCGCTATCGCACGAGTCCAGCAGTGGGCTGGAGTTGCTGACGATGCACAACGACCTCACCTTTGCGTCCGACCGTTGCAGGCCGGCAGCGCTGGCGCTGGTCGCTCACACCGCTGAGGGCAAGGTTCCGAAAACCCTGCTGGCCGAGGCCACGGAAATCGCGGCTTCGCTGACGGAGCGGGAATTGGGCTTACTGCATCGCGACATTTATGAAATACGAGCCGGCGGCAAATTGCGGTGGCCCTGCGAGCAAATCAGACGGATCAGCATCCTTGACCGTGATCCGGCAGACCGACTGAGGATTCGCATGAGCTTCGACAATATTCGCCCGATTGCAGGGCTCGACGAAGACACCTCTCGGGAAGCAGAGGCCGCATTGAAGCGCGTCACGGAGCTTGCGCTGGTCGCTGGACGAAAAAACGGCCACATCATCCGCAAGGGCGAGGCGCTCCTGATCCCCAACGACTATGCCCTGCACGGCCGCGATCTCTTCGAAGACGAAGATTTCGATCGGCTCCTGTTTCGCTCGTACGTCATCACTCGGGACATGGCGAGGCATCAGCACGGCAACACCATGATTTCGCTTCGGCTGTGA
- a CDS encoding LysR substrate-binding domain-containing protein has translation MSEALERISETVGELQQESRHPADRLPVTVVPSFATRWLLPRLKDFHERHPEVTVELVPTVATLDLSAKHIPLGIRMGQGSWSGLEAERLTTEELFPVAAPDGIEGFATLPGSVHDMLSYPLLNPYDEWERWFKRAGIKTPVCARGPTYQDASQLLRAAEERKGVALGRRWLAMDAIREGRLVRLQGPAMPTTHAYFLVRPKAHPLPAAAQAFVSWIRHQILQCQVEFPESESSSSS, from the coding sequence ATGTCCGAGGCGCTCGAGCGGATCAGCGAGACGGTCGGCGAGTTGCAACAGGAGTCACGGCATCCGGCGGACCGCCTGCCGGTAACAGTCGTGCCGTCGTTCGCGACACGCTGGCTGTTGCCAAGGTTGAAGGATTTTCACGAGCGTCATCCCGAAGTCACAGTGGAATTGGTCCCGACCGTGGCGACGCTCGATCTGTCGGCCAAGCATATTCCGCTCGGCATCAGGATGGGGCAGGGAAGCTGGAGCGGCCTCGAAGCGGAGCGTCTGACGACCGAGGAGCTGTTTCCCGTCGCCGCGCCAGACGGCATCGAGGGCTTCGCTACCTTGCCCGGCTCCGTCCACGACATGCTTAGCTATCCGCTTCTGAATCCCTACGACGAGTGGGAACGATGGTTCAAACGTGCCGGCATCAAGACGCCGGTGTGCGCGCGCGGACCGACCTATCAAGACGCCTCGCAGTTGCTACGGGCGGCCGAGGAACGCAAGGGCGTCGCGCTCGGCAGGAGATGGCTGGCCATGGACGCGATTCGGGAAGGACGGCTGGTACGCTTGCAGGGACCGGCAATGCCAACGACCCATGCCTATTTCCTGGTGCGTCCCAAGGCACATCCGTTGCCGGCCGCGGCCCAGGCTTTCGTCTCCTGGATCAGGCATCAAATACTGCAGTGTCAGGTCGAATTTCCCGAGTCCGAATCCTCATCGAGCAGTTGA
- a CDS encoding MFS transporter, translating into MKAFAWLQMLSLRERRALYAGFGGYAVDAFDFMIYPFLIPTLISSLGMSQGEAGMIATGSLVSSALGGWLAGILADRYGRVFILQWTIATFAVFTCLSGFAQSFWQLLATRTLQGLGFGGEWSVVTIMMAETIRIPELRARAVGTVQSSWSLGWAVAALVYWASFTLLPESLAWRACFGVGIIPALWIVYIRRHVAEPDIYLETRRKTPPGMHFVRIFSRAQLPRTVLGSLLCSGMLGGYFAITMWLPTYLKTFRHLSVFNTGGYLIVLIVGSFVGYLVGASLSDRIGRRASFIAFALGSFALAMTYTMLPVTNTMMLLLGFPLGIAMQGIFAGIGAYLSELYPGAIRGSGQGFCYNFGRGTGSLFPVTVGMLSRHLSLVSAIGLVAGSAYLLVIVSALLLPETRGKSFADPEPLIPE; encoded by the coding sequence ATGAAAGCATTCGCATGGTTGCAAATGTTGTCGTTAAGGGAACGACGCGCGCTGTATGCCGGATTCGGCGGCTATGCGGTCGACGCATTCGACTTCATGATCTATCCGTTCCTGATTCCAACACTGATTTCAAGCTTGGGCATGTCGCAAGGCGAGGCCGGGATGATCGCGACCGGCTCCCTCGTCTCGTCCGCGCTGGGCGGTTGGTTGGCTGGCATACTCGCCGACCGCTACGGTCGCGTGTTCATCCTGCAATGGACCATCGCCACGTTCGCGGTATTCACCTGTCTTTCCGGATTCGCGCAGTCGTTCTGGCAGCTTCTTGCCACGCGCACGCTGCAAGGCCTGGGTTTCGGCGGAGAATGGTCGGTCGTGACGATCATGATGGCGGAAACCATCCGAATTCCCGAGCTTCGGGCGCGCGCGGTCGGTACCGTGCAGAGCAGCTGGTCGCTCGGCTGGGCCGTCGCCGCCTTGGTGTATTGGGCATCGTTTACGCTGCTGCCGGAATCGCTGGCATGGCGCGCATGCTTCGGCGTCGGCATCATTCCCGCGCTATGGATCGTCTATATTCGCCGCCATGTCGCCGAGCCCGACATCTACCTGGAGACGCGGCGCAAGACGCCGCCGGGCATGCATTTCGTGCGGATCTTCAGTCGCGCGCAGCTGCCCAGGACGGTTCTAGGCAGCCTGCTGTGCAGCGGCATGCTGGGGGGCTATTTCGCGATCACCATGTGGTTGCCGACGTACCTGAAGACCTTCCGGCATCTTTCTGTCTTCAATACCGGGGGCTACCTGATCGTGCTGATCGTGGGCTCGTTCGTCGGCTATCTTGTCGGTGCCTCGCTGTCCGACCGGATCGGGCGGCGCGCCTCGTTCATCGCGTTCGCATTGGGTTCGTTCGCCCTGGCGATGACATACACGATGCTGCCCGTGACCAACACCATGATGCTCTTGCTCGGCTTCCCGCTGGGCATCGCCATGCAGGGAATCTTCGCGGGCATCGGCGCATACCTTTCGGAACTCTACCCGGGAGCCATTCGCGGTTCCGGACAGGGCTTCTGCTACAACTTCGGCCGTGGCACGGGTTCGCTGTTTCCCGTCACGGTTGGGATGCTGTCGCGGCATCTTTCCCTCGTCAGCGCCATCGGGCTGGTGGCCGGAAGCGCGTATTTGCTGGTGATCGTCTCCGCCCTGCTGCTGCCTGAAACCCGCGGCAAATCCTTCGCGGATCCAGAACCGCTCATACCCGAGTGA